One genomic window of Conger conger chromosome 9, fConCon1.1, whole genome shotgun sequence includes the following:
- the airim gene encoding AFG2-interacting ribosome maturation factor yields MSKPALLSLHQALKRSFHSLEQNQKVWNSVLEECGPLMGSLCNLAEQLLALNNVQISSTPLARFPNLQDRLRFKLLVAVDTVLEKMAEKMCSLQMVRDAVGNKVTAAFQVYEQHADTLDLSACLQRSAAAPSVADMLEWLQDADRYYRQQYLKRKALLQALKSNDHSDLQSAPKRWEALAMPEEEDSVSDALASVSFFMDSP; encoded by the exons ATGTCGAAGCCTGCATTATTGTCGCTTCATCAAGCACTGAAAAGGAGCTTTCATTCATTGGAGCAAAATCAGAAAGTGTGGAATTCCGTGCTGGAAGAATGTGGACCTTTAATGGGCTCCCTGTGTAACCTCGCCGAGCAGCTACTTGCCCTCAACAACGTGCAGATTTCAAGCACGCCATTGGCTCGGTTCCCTAACCTGCAAGATCGCCTCCGTTTCAAACTTCTGGTGGCTGTGGACACAGTCCTGGAGAAAATGGCTGAGAAAAT GTGTTCCTTGCAGATGGTCAGGGATGCAGTGGGGAACAAGGTAACTGCTGCGTTCCAAGTGTACGAGCAGCACGCAGACACTCTGGACCTGTCCGCCTGTCTGCAGAGGTCAGCCGCTGCCCCCTCCGTGGCAGACATGCTGGAGTGGCTGCAGGATGCAGATCGCTACTACCGGCAGCA GTACCTGAAGAGAAAGGCACTATTGCAGGCACTGAAGTCCAATGACCACTCTGATCTGCAGAGTGCACCCAAGAGGTGGGAGGCTCTGGCCATGCCAGAAGAAGAGGACAGTGTCTCAG ACGCGCTGGCCAGTGTGTCTTTTTTCATGGACTCTCCGTGA
- the cdca8 gene encoding borealin: MAPRKRTTNKSRKNGPKMAKLEAFLDDFDSEVKTNVERMKESTNCILKDADNFYNMALIKLSKAVRQMNWIELCESEKEKEKTPEEDAKKEEVAAQVESVMAEVHAIPPKSAKKLVPKRNGVGAASEDEENVSQNQATVKKGKTTKKVPSTSKRAKAISVSKQNASIRKSNRKPLITPARNLDSSLMGPTPLFTPRFDSRLPKTPAVRVPRHKERVYSISVNGSPIAGGVDDIVLNIPSGNGECLQLLASEMESVDLTQLDDTTLQSIRLLQNRLTTLCGQPK, encoded by the exons ATGGCGCCGAGGAAAAGAACCACGAACAAAAGTCGTAAAAATGGCCCTAAGATGGCCAAACTGGAGGCTTTTCTCGACGACTTTGACAGTGAGG TAAAAACAAATGTGGAGAGAATGAAGGAGAGCACAAACTGCATTCTTAAGGATGCAGACAATTTCTACAACATGGCGCTGATAAAGCTGTCCAAGGCAGTGCGGCAGATGAACTGGATTGAGTTGTGCG AGTCTGAGAAGGAAAAAGAGAAGACACCAGAAGAAGATGCAAAG AAAGAAGAGGTGGCGGCTCAGGTGGAAAGTGTCATGGCAGAGGTTCACGCCATTCCACCCAAGTCTGCCAAGAAAT tggtCCCGAAGCGCAATGGAGTGGGGGCAGCCTCTGAGGATGAGGAGAACGTTTCCCAGAACCAGGCTACCGTGAAGAAG GGTAAAACTACGAAGAAAGTGCCCTCCACCTCCAAAAGGGCTAAAGCTATCTCGGTCAGCAAGCAGAACGCCTCAATCCGGAA ATCCAACCGGAAGCCCCTCATCACTCCTGCTCGCAACCTGGACTCCTCCCTCATGGGCCCTACTCCCCTGTTCACCCCACGCTTCGACTCCAG GCTCCCGAAAACGCCGGCGGTGCGAGTGCCCCGGCACAAAGAAAGGGTCTACAGCATCTCCGTCAACGGCTCCCCCATCGCCGGCGGCGTCGACGACATCGTCCTGAATATCCCCTCAGGGAACGGAGAG TGCCTCCAGCTGCTGGCCAGTGAGATGGAGTCTGTAGATCTGACCCAGCTGGATGATACCACGTTGCAGAGCATCAGACTGCTTCAG AATCGCCTCACGACACTCTGTGGACAGCCAAAGTGA
- the cldn35 gene encoding claudin-4: MVNTSLQLISFICAVTGWVMAIAVTALPQWKVTAFIGSNILTSEIVWEGIWMNCIYQTTGQMQCKTYESMLALPPDIQAARALMCLAIFLGWLSCTVTCCGMKCTTCAGDDRQAKAAIALCGGVLFILTGLCVLVPVSWTANTVIRDFYNPAVPMVRKRELGQAIYLGWAAAVILMLSGAVLSCTCPQGDRRVYRRGYLGRSFVNTRASAPDPPKPISTSSLPLKEYV; encoded by the coding sequence ATGGTGAACACGAGCCTGCAGCTGATCAGCTTCATCTGCGCGGTGACGGGCTGGGTGATGGCTATCGCCGTGACGGCGCTGCCCCAGTGGAAGGTCACGGCCTTCATCGGCAGCAACATCCTCACGTCCGAGATCGTGTGGGAGGGCATCTGGATGAACTGCATCTACCAGACCACGGGCCAGATGCAGTGCAAGACGTACGAGTCCATGCTGGCCCTGCCGCCCGACATCCAGGCGGCCCGCGCCCTCATGTGCCTGGCCATCTTCCTGGGCTGGCTCTCCTGCACCGTCACCTGCTGCGGGATGAAGTGCACCACCTGCGCCGGCGACGACCGGCAGGCCAAGGCGGCCATCGCGCTCTGCGGCGGCGTGCTCTTCATCCTGACGGGCCTGTGCGTGCTGGTGCCCGTGTCCTGGACCGCCAACACCGTCATCCGGGACTTCTACAACCCGGCCGTGCCCATGGTGCGCAAGCGCGAGCTGGGCCAGGCCATCTACCTGGGCTGGGCCGCCGCCGTCATCCTCATGCTGAGCGGGGCGGTGCTGAGCTGCACCTGCCCCCAGGGCGACAGGAGGGTCTACCGCCGGGGCTATTTGGGCCGCAGCTTCGTCAACACCCGCGCCTCCGCCCCCGACCCCCCGAAACCCATCTCCACCAGCAGCCTGCCCCTGAAGGAGTACGTCTGA